From the Nitrospira sp. genome, the window GCGACGCGCCAGGCCGACGGACTGGTGGTCGGGTGCGCCAGCTGAGTGGCACTGGGACAGGCCGTGATTTGACTCTCTGCAAAACCGTGTTATAGGATGACGGACGGTGTGTGGAACCGCTTCAGCACATCGAAAAACGATGACAGGGTAGGTCGAGCGAAGGAGGACACTGTGGCAGGCGATGCGTTGAAGGCGACTGATGCGACGTGGGATGAGGATGTCATGAAGGCATCCGAATTAGTAATGGTGGATTTTTGGGCGGTCTGGTGCGGGCCTTGTCAGATGGTCGCGCCGATCGTCGATGAATTAGCAACAGAATATGCCGGCAAGGTCAAGGTCCGTAAGCTCAATACCGATGAAAACCCGGAAATTGCCGGGCGCTATCAGGTGATGAGCATTCCGACCATTCTCTTCTTCAAGAACGGTCAAGCGGTCGAGCGGCTGGTGGGGGCGCGTCCGAAGCGCCAGTTCAAAGAAATCATCGATTCGCTTCTCGCGCAACATTCCGGCGCTGCCTAGCGCCTGATCCTCAGCGGCATGCTGACCGAGCTGCGCATCTCGAATTTCGGCGTGATCGAGCAGCTGGCCGTCCGTTTCGGCTCCGGCTTCATCGTGTTTACCGGTGAAACCGGAGCCGGCAAATCTCTCCTCATCGATGCGGTGACGCTCCTGGTCGGGGGCCGTGCCTCGACGGATCAGATCCGTGCCCAGTCCGATGAAGCCGATCTCGAAGCGGCGTTTGTGTTGCCGTCAGATCATCCCCTTCTCCATCTGCTCCAGACCAAGGAATTTGCCCGTCCGGGTGAGACGGACATTGTGATCCGTCGCGTGATTTCCAGGACGGGCCGCAACCGGACCTATCTCAACGGCAATCTCTGCCCGGTTCATCTTCTGGAGGAACTGGGCGGCGCGTTGGTGGATGTGCATGGCCAGCACGAGCAGCAATCGCTGTTGTCCTCCGCGGCTCAGTTGGAGGCGTTGGATGCCTTCGGCCGACTTCATGCTCTGCGTCAGGACTACCAGGCAGCGTATCGGTCGTGGCAGGAGCGGGTAGCTGAACGTGAGACGCTGATGGCGCACATCGCCCAACGCCGGGAGCGAGAGGATCTGCTGCGTTTTCAATTTCAGGAAATCTCCGATGCCGCAGTGGAGGCGGGAGAGGATGCGCGGCTTGAACAGGAACGTCCGCGCCTGATGCATAGTCAACAACTGGGCGACCTTTCCGACCAAGTCCACGAATTACTGTACGCGGGTGAGCAGGGCGTGCTGAGCCTGTTGGCTTCCGCGCGAAAACTGCTCGCGAAGATGGTGTCGATCGATCAGACGGCCGTCGAATGGACGCGGGTGGTAGAAGACGCCATCGTTCCGTTGAGGGACCTGGCCGACCAGATCCGGCACTATCGTGATCACGTTGAAGCCAACCCGGCACGATTGATGGAAATCGAGCAGCGCCTGGATCGGCTGCATCGACTCAGTAAAAAATATGGCGGATCGCTGGAATCCATGCTGGTGTTGCAGGAGTCACTGCGTGTCCAGCTCGACCAATTGGACACAGCGGAAACCAGGCTGCAGGATCTGGCCTCTGCCGTGGAGGATGCCGCACGTCGCGTGGCTGAACTCGCCGGGCGCCTTTCCCGCAAGCGAATCGATGCGGCCAAGAAACTCACGACGCAGGTGACGAAAGAGTTGAACGCGCTTCGGATGGAGCGAACCCGCTTTTCGGTGGAGGTGGTTCCGCTGCCCGGCGAGGCGGCCTACGGCCAGATGGGGCACGAGGCCGTGGAGTTCGTGTTTTCGGCCAATCCTGGTGAGCCACTCAAGCCGCTTGCCAAAGTGGCTTCCGGGGGCGAGCTCTCACGGGT encodes:
- the trxA gene encoding thioredoxin: MTDGVWNRFSTSKNDDRVGRAKEDTVAGDALKATDATWDEDVMKASELVMVDFWAVWCGPCQMVAPIVDELATEYAGKVKVRKLNTDENPEIAGRYQVMSIPTILFFKNGQAVERLVGARPKRQFKEIIDSLLAQHSGAA
- the recN gene encoding DNA repair protein RecN, which encodes MLTELRISNFGVIEQLAVRFGSGFIVFTGETGAGKSLLIDAVTLLVGGRASTDQIRAQSDEADLEAAFVLPSDHPLLHLLQTKEFARPGETDIVIRRVISRTGRNRTYLNGNLCPVHLLEELGGALVDVHGQHEQQSLLSSAAQLEALDAFGRLHALRQDYQAAYRSWQERVAERETLMAHIAQRREREDLLRFQFQEISDAAVEAGEDARLEQERPRLMHSQQLGDLSDQVHELLYAGEQGVLSLLASARKLLAKMVSIDQTAVEWTRVVEDAIVPLRDLADQIRHYRDHVEANPARLMEIEQRLDRLHRLSKKYGGSLESMLVLQESLRVQLDQLDTAETRLQDLASAVEDAARRVAELAGRLSRKRIDAAKKLTTQVTKELNALRMERTRFSVEVVPLPGEAAYGQMGHEAVEFVFSANPGEPLKPLAKVASGGELSRVMLALKTILAESDRVPVLIFDEVDAGVGGAVAEVMGTRLRDLSRHHQVLCVTHLPQVASQAHAHYLVEKQVRQQRTMTQVRLLTESEQEEEVARMLAGVTVTDRARAAAAEMIGSAKERRARPD